DNA sequence from the Acidothermus cellulolyticus 11B genome:
CCCGACCGTACCGACTACACACCGGTTGAATCGATGGTGTCCGCTTCCCGGGAGGCAAGCCCCGCAGAATCGGCCGCCGCGCCGACCGGGTCAGGACGAGACGCCGCGGCGGCTGCGCGCCGGCGGCGCATGCGGTTGAGTTCGAATGCGAGCGACGCAACCGAGGCCAGCACGGCGACCGCCACGACGGGGAGCACGTACCGCTCGATGTGCAGCGCCTCGCCACCGTAGTATCCGGCGAGCACGATCGCCTCGGTCCAGACCAACCCGCCGACCACGTTCCAGACGGTGAAGCGGCGGACCGGCATGCGAAGCACGCCGACCGCTGGATTGATGAAGGTGCGCAGCACGGGAATGAACCGGCAGAGGAGCACCGCCCATCCCTCGCCGAACCGGGCGAACAGCGGTTCAATGCGTTCGATGCCGTGCGCAAACGCCGAGCCGGGACGCGCCAACCGCTGCCCGCCTTGGACGCCGATCACGTAGCCGACCTGAGCACCGATGATCGCCGCGGCCGGACATCCGATGAGCAGGGCCGGCAATGGAAGGTGCACCGCCTCGTGGACGTGCGGCGACGCAAATGCACCGGCAAGGGCGAGCAACGTGTCGCCCGGCAGGAAGAAGCCCACCAGGAGACCGGTCTCGGCGAACAGGATGGCGAAGACGCCGGCCAGACCGAAGGTGACCAGCAGATCCCGAGGGCTGAGCGGATTCAGCGCAACGATCCGGGGAGCGGCCGCTGCGCCGGCAAGGAGATGCCCGAGCACCCCTCGACGGTACCGGAGGAACCTGAACACCTCCTAAGTCGCGTGGCCGCGGTGTGCATCGGGCGCAACCCGCCGACATGACCAATCAACACCCCCTAAGCCTCGCGGCCGCTTCGCTGCCGTCGCGGCTGATCCCCCGTTGGCCGCTCGGCCGCGAATGCGCGATACTCGACACGGCCAATCCGGCCAGTCATGATCAAGCCAGTCCGCGAGGAACCAGTGACACCGGGAGCTTGAGATGCCGATCGCCACGCCTGAGGTCTACGCCGAAATGATCGACCGAGCCAAGGCCGGCCGCTTCGCCTATCCAGCGATCAATGTGACCTCGTCGTCCACCCTGAACGCGGCACTGCAGGGCTTCGCCGAGGCGGAGAGCGACGGCATCATTCAGATTTCCTGGGGAGGCGCCGAATTCGCGTCCGGGCAGAAGGTCAAGGACATGGTGACCGGGGCCGTCGCGCTCGCGGAGTTCGCGCACGTCGTCGCCGCCAAGTACCCGGTCCACATCGCGCTGCACACCGACCACTGCCCGCCGGAGAAACTCGACGGCTACATGCGCCCCCTCATCGCCCTCTCCCAGGAACGGGTCGCCCGCGGCCAAGAGCCGCTCTTCCAGTCCCACATGTGGGACGGCTCCGGGATCGACCTGGAGGAGAACCTGAAGATCGCTCGGGAGCTCCTGGAAGCGTGCGCGAAGGCGCGCACGATCATGGAGCTCGAGATCGGGGTCGTCGGCGGCGAGGAAGACGGGATCTCGAACGCCATCAACGAAAAGCTGTACACGACCCCCGGCGATGCGCTGCGCACCGCGGAAGTGCTCGGACTGGGCGAGAACGGCCGGTACCTGCTCGCCGCGACGTTCGGCAACGTGCACGGCGTGTACAAGCCGGGCAACGTGAAACTCCGTCCGTCAATTCTCAAGGACATTCAGACGGAGGTTGGCCGGAAGTACAACAAGGAAAAGCCGTTCGACCTCGTGTTCCACGGCGGGTCCGGCTCCCTCCTCGAGGAGATCCGCGAAACCCTCGACTACGGCGTCGTCAAGATGAACATCGACACCGATACCCAGTACGCGTACACCCGCAAGGTGGCGGACCACATGTTCAAGAACTACGACGGGGTTCTCAAGGTCGACGGCGAGGTAGGGAACAAGAAGGCCTACGACCCGCGGTCGTGGAGCCGCCCTGCGGAGGCAAGCATGGCCGCCCGGGTGGTCGCCGCGTGCGAGGACCTGCGGTCGACGGGCACCAGCCTGAGCCGCAACTAGTCCGCGCCGGAGCCGGGCGACGAGCCGCGCCGTCCGGCGGAGAGGAATGCTTCATGCCTGCGATCGTGCTGCTCGGCGCTCAGTGGGGTGACGAAGGGAAGGGAAAAGCCACCGATCTCCTTGCCGAGCG
Encoded proteins:
- a CDS encoding DedA family protein; amino-acid sequence: MFRFLRYRRGVLGHLLAGAAAAPRIVALNPLSPRDLLVTFGLAGVFAILFAETGLLVGFFLPGDTLLALAGAFASPHVHEAVHLPLPALLIGCPAAAIIGAQVGYVIGVQGGQRLARPGSAFAHGIERIEPLFARFGEGWAVLLCRFIPVLRTFINPAVGVLRMPVRRFTVWNVVGGLVWTEAIVLAGYYGGEALHIERYVLPVVAVAVLASVASLAFELNRMRRRRAAAAASRPDPVGAAADSAGLASREADTIDSTGV
- the fbaA gene encoding class II fructose-bisphosphate aldolase, translating into MPIATPEVYAEMIDRAKAGRFAYPAINVTSSSTLNAALQGFAEAESDGIIQISWGGAEFASGQKVKDMVTGAVALAEFAHVVAAKYPVHIALHTDHCPPEKLDGYMRPLIALSQERVARGQEPLFQSHMWDGSGIDLEENLKIARELLEACAKARTIMELEIGVVGGEEDGISNAINEKLYTTPGDALRTAEVLGLGENGRYLLAATFGNVHGVYKPGNVKLRPSILKDIQTEVGRKYNKEKPFDLVFHGGSGSLLEEIRETLDYGVVKMNIDTDTQYAYTRKVADHMFKNYDGVLKVDGEVGNKKAYDPRSWSRPAEASMAARVVAACEDLRSTGTSLSRN